One Octopus sinensis unplaced genomic scaffold, ASM634580v1 Contig17257, whole genome shotgun sequence genomic region harbors:
- the LOC115231042 gene encoding tubulin alpha-8 chain-like has product MRECISVHIGQAGVQIGNACWELYCLEHGIQQNGQVSFESSGVNDSSSTFFHEIGSGKRVPRAIFVDLEPSVIDEIRVGKYSQLFHPNQLISGKEDAANNYARGHYTVGKEIIDSVCDQIHKVTEQCSGLQGFLIFHSFGGGTGSGFTSLLMERLSVDFGKKTKLQFSVYPAPRISTAVVEPYNSVLTTHTTLEHCDCAFMVDNEAIYDICKRHLDVGYPRYINLNRPIAQVVSSITASLRFDGSLNVDLTEFQTNLVPYPRIHFPLISYAPIISVEKAYHEQLNVSEITNACFETGNQMVKCDPRRGKYMACCLLYRGDVVSKDVNAAIAAIKMKKDIQFVDWCPTGFKVGINSQRPTVIPGGDMAEVQRAVCMLNNTTAIAEAWARLNYKFDLMYAKRAFVHWYVGEGMEEGEFSEAREDLAALEKDYEEVGIDTAETGDEIEEY; this is encoded by the exons ATG agagaaTGTATCAGCGTTCACATAGGACAAGCAGGCGTCCAAATAGGTAACGCCTGTTGGGAGCTCTATTGCCTTGAACATGGAATCCAACAAAATGGTCAAGTATCATTTGAATCTTCTGGTGTTAATGATTCGTCTAGCACGTTCTTTCATGAGATAGGCTCTGGGAAACGTGTCCCCAGAGCCATATTCGTCGATTTGGAGCCCTCAGTTATCG ATGAAATACGCGTTGGAAAATACAGCCAGTTATTTCACCCGAACCAACTCATCAGTGGTAAAGAGGATGCAGCCAACAATTACGCCAGGGGCCACTATACCGTTGGCAAGGAAATCATTGATTCGGTCTGTGACCAAATTCATAAAGTAACTGAACAATGCTCTGGCCTCCAGGGCTTCTTGATTTTTCATAGTTTCGGTGGCGGCACCGGTTCTGGTTTTACGTCTCTGCTAATGGAGCGCCTGAGTGTTGACTTTGGTAAAAAGACAAAGCTTCAATTTTCAGTCTATCCGGCACCACGAATTTCTACAGCTGTAGTAGAACCGTACAATTCCGTCTTAACCACTCATACCACTCTAGAGCATTGTGACTGCGCTTTCATGGTCGACAATGAAGCAATTTATGATATCTGTAAAAGGCATTTAGATGTTGGGTATCCAAGATACATCAACCTTAATCGTCCAATTGCTCAGGTAGTGAGCTCTATTACTGCTTCTCTAAGGTTTGATGGGTCCCTTAATGTTGATTTAACCGAGTTTCAAACCAACCTGGTACCTTATCCGCGTATTCATTTCCCATTGATTTCGTATGCACCAATAATATCGGTTGAGAAAGCGTACCACGAGCAGTTAAATGTTTCTGAAATAACAAACGCGTGCTTTGAAACCGGTAATCAGATGGTTAAATGTGACCCTCGCCGTGGGAAGTACATGGCTTGTTGTCTGTTGTACCGAGGCGATGTGGTCTCGAAAGATGTTAACGCTGCTATTGCAGCAATTAAAATGAAGAAAGACATTCAGTTTGTGGATTGGTGCCCAACAGGGTTTAAAGTTGGTATCAATTCCCAACGCCCAACTGTTATCCCTGGGGGAGACATGGCTGAGGTCCAACGGGCCGTGTGTATGCTGAACAATACGACAGCTATTGCTGAAGCTTGGGCCCGTCTAAATTATAAATTTGACTTAATGTATGCCAAGCGAGCTTTTGTTCATTGGTATGTTGGTGAAGGTATGGAGGAAGGTGAGTTTTCGGAAGCGCGCGAAGATTTGGCTGCGCTGGAAAAAGATTATGAAGAAGTTGGTATTGACACAGCTGAAACGGGAGATGAGATTGAAGAATactaa